A genomic segment from Lutibacter sp. A80 encodes:
- a CDS encoding TonB-dependent receptor — protein MALILKGDREINEVKSSKAKALKVNLNKHTYGTFAEIGAGQETVRHFFRAGGASGTIAKAMSAYDKDFSDAIYGVEEDGRYVTENRLKKMLTYEVEIIEDRLSRKTHPNNIFFTYANTVTTIDFVKKFKGHGWVGIRFQLSPLEDYSEIILHIRFKETDAKLQQETLGVLGVNLIYGAFYLNDKPKELLKSLYDNLHEVQLEIDMINFSGPRFSYVDNRLMSLLLVKNGMTNAVMFGPDGNNLLPAQQLYKANILALRGSFRPVTKVNMDMFKLAEQMFLNESKVKAENTKIIFEITLTNLSSDGEIDERDFLDRAELLCSLGQNVMITNYQEYYKLVEYFSEFTKERIALAMGVQSFVQIFNEKYYRNLSGGILEAFGKLFFKDLKVYLYPLKDERTGEIKTSENLKVHPRMKELYKFFKYNGKVIDIKDFDPEILDVFSRKVLDMIANGEHGWEEMLPIGIAETIKSERLFGYSKRKFFKKH, from the coding sequence ATGGCTTTAATATTAAAAGGAGATAGAGAGATTAATGAAGTAAAATCCAGTAAAGCAAAAGCTTTAAAAGTTAATCTGAATAAACATACTTATGGAACTTTTGCAGAAATAGGTGCAGGTCAAGAAACTGTGCGTCATTTCTTTAGAGCTGGAGGTGCATCTGGTACTATTGCAAAAGCCATGAGTGCTTACGATAAAGATTTCTCTGATGCTATATATGGAGTCGAAGAAGACGGTCGTTATGTTACTGAAAATAGGCTTAAAAAAATGCTTACCTATGAGGTAGAAATAATTGAAGACCGTTTAAGTAGAAAAACACATCCTAACAACATATTTTTCACCTATGCCAATACAGTAACCACCATAGATTTTGTTAAAAAATTTAAAGGCCATGGTTGGGTAGGTATTCGATTTCAATTATCACCTTTAGAAGATTACAGTGAAATAATCTTACACATTCGATTTAAAGAAACAGATGCTAAATTACAACAAGAAACCCTAGGAGTTTTAGGAGTTAATTTAATATATGGTGCATTTTATTTAAACGACAAACCTAAAGAATTATTAAAATCTCTGTATGATAATTTACATGAAGTTCAGTTAGAAATTGATATGATTAATTTTTCTGGACCTCGTTTTTCATATGTAGATAATAGGTTAATGAGTTTACTACTGGTAAAAAATGGTATGACAAATGCCGTAATGTTTGGTCCAGATGGTAATAACTTACTACCTGCACAACAATTATACAAAGCCAATATTTTAGCTCTAAGAGGTAGCTTTAGACCTGTTACAAAAGTAAACATGGATATGTTTAAACTTGCAGAGCAAATGTTTTTAAATGAAAGTAAGGTAAAAGCTGAAAACACAAAAATTATTTTTGAAATTACCTTGACAAATTTAAGTTCTGATGGAGAAATTGATGAAAGAGATTTCTTAGATCGAGCGGAATTACTTTGTTCTCTTGGACAAAATGTTATGATTACCAATTACCAAGAATACTATAAATTGGTTGAATATTTTTCAGAATTCACAAAAGAAAGAATTGCTTTAGCAATGGGTGTTCAAAGTTTTGTTCAAATATTTAACGAAAAATATTATCGTAATTTAAGCGGTGGAATTTTAGAAGCCTTTGGTAAATTATTCTTTAAAGATTTAAAAGTTTACTTATACCCTCTTAAAGATGAACGCACTGGAGAAATTAAAACTAGCGAAAACTTAAAAGTACATCCTCGTATGAAAGAATTATACAAATTCTTTAAATACAATGGAAAAGTTATTGATATTAAAGATTTTGATCCAGAAATACTAGATGTCTTCTCTAGAAAAGTATTAGATATGATTGCTAATGGAGAACATGGATGGGAAGAAATGCTTCCTATCGGAATTGCTGAAACCATTAAAAGTGAACGTTTATTTGGGTATTCAAAAAGAAAATTTTTCAAAAAACACTAA